From the genome of Bactrocera oleae isolate idBacOlea1 chromosome 2, idBacOlea1, whole genome shotgun sequence, one region includes:
- the LOC106622201 gene encoding uncharacterized protein, translating into MRLETFAFILFIATAAVSCSKNNDHIKESIKFRNSSQDELVNRQTNNNDEFALNNSEMYNINHNNNPLGSVIIISNSSTVVVSSENSNISENKSYDHNELTYSDALPSTYRRLPHHQRAIAAVAEKRGLLKSSDGERILRRGKRYLQFAKGSRVSWRTNGKNNILNINTLWAYGYGFRVNFPFPGPDDSRRPFFKRDVLHSLEDVLNGHGLDGRACVLKSYCTAVLDVDSNISGGMLYKMLKLIFTLHDHDKRHFSYLRLENCRQILHSHCPLSFDSISPYTDDV; encoded by the exons ATGCGTTTGGAAACCTTtgcctttattttatttatagcaaCAGCGGCCGTAAGCTGTAGCAAAAACAATGACCATATTAAAGAATCGATTAAATTTCGAAATAGCAGTCAGGATGAGCTAGTAAATCGCCAAACAAACAATAATGATGAGTTCGCTTTAAATAATAGTGAAATGTATAACataaaccacaacaacaatccATTAGGCAGTGTTATAATCATAAGCAACAGCTCTACTGTGGTTGTCTCTAGCGAAAATAGTAATATCAGTGAGAACAAGAGCTATGATCACAACGAATTGACTTACTCAGATGCTCTGCCAAGTACATACAGAAGGCTGCCGCACCATCAGAGAGCGATTGCCGCAGTTGCTGAGAAGAGAGGGTTACTAAAGAGCTCAGATGGTGAGCGTATCTTACGACGTGGCAAAAGATACTTACAATTCGCTAAAGGTTCACGTGTTTCG TGGCGGACAAATGGTAAAAATAATATCCTGAATATCAATACTCTTTGGGCTTATGGTTATGGATTTCGTGTTAATTTTCCCTTTCCCGGTCCTGATGACTCACGTCGTCCATTCTTTAAACGCGATGTGCTACATTCACTCGAGGATGTCCTCAATGG acACGGCTTGGATGGTCGCGCTTGTGTTTTGAAGTCTTATTGTACTGCAGTTTTGGATGTGGACTCTAATATTAGTGGCGGTATGCTTTATAAAATGCTGAAGCTGATTTTTAC cTTGCATGACCACGACAAACGCCACTTCTCCTATCTACGCCTAGAAAATTGCAGACAAATTTTACATAGCCATTGTCCCTTGAGTTTCGACAGCATATCGCCATATACCGATGATGTTTGA